The bacterium genome includes the window AAAATGCCCGAGATGTTTTTATTTTAATAATATTTTAAGAGTTCCCCAATTAAAGAATAAATCAAGTTCCTTTGGAAGTGCTGTACACAAGGCATTGCAAAATTTTGCGGAAAATAAGATAATGCTAAAGCCGACATCAAGAAATGGGGAAGATATAACATGAAAGTGCTCTGGTTTTGTAATGGCGCACTTAGCGATGTGTCTGTCAATGGGACGGGCACTTGGCTGGGAGCAACGGCAAATGGGCTGCTGGAATCCGATGGTCTCGAACTTGGTGTTATTGCACTTAGTTCGGTGAAGTCATTCACTCGACATGACTATCGCCATGTGAAGCAGTGGTATGTGCCAGCGGGGGCTCGGTTAGGGCGCGATGGACTGCCGTCAGCTACGCTGGTGCAGTCTATCGTCGCAGCCGCTAATGAATTTTCACCTGACATAATTCATGTTTGGGGAACAGAGTCCTTCTGGGGACTACTATCAGCCCGCAACCTTTTAAAGTATCCAGCGCTTCTGGAGATACAAGGGTTGAAGGGGCCGTACTCAAAAGTATACTGTGGCGATCTTACATTCTGGGAACAGATCCTTTGCCTCGGGGTAAAGGAAGTACTCAAGCGGAAAACCATGCAAACAGAGCGGCGTAAATTTGCGAATTGGGGTTTTCGCGAAAAGGAAATCATACGAGGGCATCGATTCATTGATGTTCAGAGCCCTTGGGTTGTTGCGCAAGTCTCGGCTAGCAACCCGGCAGCGCGCCTTTTCTCGGTTGAATTAGTTTTGCGGAAGCCTTTTTACGAGGCTACGGCTTGGTGC containing:
- a CDS encoding glycosyltransferase; its protein translation is MKVLWFCNGALSDVSVNGTGTWLGATANGLLESDGLELGVIALSSVKSFTRHDYRHVKQWYVPAGARLGRDGLPSATLVQSIVAAANEFSPDIIHVWGTESFWGLLSARNLLKYPALLEIQGLKGPYSKVYCGDLTFWEQILCLGVKEVLKRKTMQTERRKFANWGFREKEIIRGHRFIDVQSPWVVAQVSASNPAARLFSVELVLRKPFYEATAWCLPQSSVIFCTAAYSVPYKGLHVAIRALCLLRKRIPNARLRIAGGHQRVGIRQDGYMRWINRIIKKLGLTNAVEWLGPLDAVQIVAELKNAAAVVIPTFCETYCVAFAEAMTLGVPAVVSFTGGTAYLGRDEDSCLFFPPGDEVMCAYQLERVMTDKMLATRLSLESRKIAAVRNDRKRIVQRQLEIYQQVMTSR